The following DNA comes from Amycolatopsis albispora.
GGTGCGGGACTGGAGCCCGCTGGCGGCCGGGTGGTTCCTCGCCGCGGTGCAGGCGCTGGGCGCGCTCGCGCGCATCGGCACCGGGTACTGGTCGGACCGGGTGGGCAGCAGGCTGCGGCCGATGCGCCAGCTGGCCGTGGCGAGCGCGGCGGTGATGCTGCTGGTGGCCGCGGGGGACGCCACCGCGCCCTGGCTGGCGGTGATCGCGCTGGTGCTGGCCGCGGTGATCAGCGTCAGCGACAACGGCCTCGGCTTCACCGCGTCCGCCGAACTCGCCGGGCACGCCTGGGCGGGCCGCGCGATGGGCGCCCAGAACACCGGCCAGAACATCGCGGCGGCGGCCACCCCACCCCTGCTCGGCCTGGTGATCGGCGATTCCCGTTACGCGCTGGCCTTCTGCGTCGCCGCCCTCTTCCCGCTACTGGCCATCTGGCTCACCCCGGTACGCGCCGAACGGGACTAGTGCGTGCGCAGCCGGTCTTCGAAGGACTCGACCAGCTTGCGCCACTCGCCCTCTTCGGCGTCGAACGGCGCGCTCGGCGCCAGCCGCGTCGGGTCCGGCTCGATCACGAAGTTGACCAGCCAGCCCAGGCTTTCCGACTTCTGCAGCGCCTCGCCGACGCTGTCGTCGTCGGCCCAGTCGGCCGCGTCGGTTAGCAGCTCGACGGCCAGCTCCAGCTGCGTCGGGTCGATCGCGTCGATGCCCTCGGCGATGTCCTCGTCCAGCCCGGCCAGCACGTAGGTGTTGTCCTCGTGGACCTCGATCTCCAGGTCCCCGCCGGTGGCCTTGGCCAGCACTTCGTCCCAAGTGGACACTTCGGCCAGCTCGTTGCCCTCCAGCTCCTTCGGCTCGGCCAGCGCCCTGGACAGCGCGCGCGGCGAGCCGTAGACGTCGATCCGGCCGTCGGAGCCGAGGAAGATCGGCTCGTCGTCGAGGTAGCAGCGCAGCGAGTAGTACTCGTCGGACTTGGTGACGATCTTGATCGGGTCGATGCCGACCTCGGCCCAGAAACCGGTGGGCGCCTCGTCGGCTTCCTCGGCCTCGGCTTCCTCGCTGTCGACGCTCTCGAGGTCGTCGTCGGTGTTCTCCGCCGCGGCGGCCTCGGCTTCGGCCGACTCCTCCAGGAAGGTGGCCAGCTCCTCGGCGGTCTGCTCCAGCAGGGTGGCGTCCACGTCCGGCACGGTGACCAGGCCGTCGATCGCGTCGAGCACCACGTCCCACTTCTCGGAGACGGCCTCGGACAGGTCGGTCCACAGCCGCTCGCCCTCACGGCCGGTGAACGGCAGCCTGCCCTGCTCCAGCAGCGAGAAGCCCTCGCAGCTGTCGAGCACCTCGTGCACCTCTTCGAGCTCGCAGACGTCCGCGAGCGAGCGCACGATGCCGACGATCTCGGCCAGCTCGCCGATGGTCCAGGAGTCCGGTTCCTCGGCGACCAGCTCGGGCACGCCGACCAGGTCGTAGGAATGGTCGTCGTCCGGGATCAGCTCGGGCACGTTCAGCGCGGGCACCACGTGCCAGGCCGGGTGGTCGATCAGGTCGTGCTGCTCGGCCGTCCGGACGAACGCGGCGAGGTGGGCGGCGTCGGGGAAGGCGTACAGGTCCTCCTCGTCGCCGAGGAAGGCTTCCCACTCCTCGCCGTCTTCCCGCCAGCGCGGTGCCCACAGGGTCACCAGGTCGCCCTGCGGCAACCCGA
Coding sequences within:
- a CDS encoding primosomal protein, translating into MAQDIVPVELGLPQGDLVTLWAPRWREDGEEWEAFLGDEEDLYAFPDAAHLAAFVRTAEQHDLIDHPAWHVVPALNVPELIPDDDHSYDLVGVPELVAEEPDSWTIGELAEIVGIVRSLADVCELEEVHEVLDSCEGFSLLEQGRLPFTGREGERLWTDLSEAVSEKWDVVLDAIDGLVTVPDVDATLLEQTAEELATFLEESAEAEAAAAENTDDDLESVDSEEAEAEEADEAPTGFWAEVGIDPIKIVTKSDEYYSLRCYLDDEPIFLGSDGRIDVYGSPRALSRALAEPKELEGNELAEVSTWDEVLAKATGGDLEIEVHEDNTYVLAGLDEDIAEGIDAIDPTQLELAVELLTDAADWADDDSVGEALQKSESLGWLVNFVIEPDPTRLAPSAPFDAEEGEWRKLVESFEDRLRTH